The sequence TCGATCTGCGTCAGCAAATCACCCACGGCACCCTTCAAATACCCAATCGGCTGCGGCTCGGTCGAAGGCGTCGTCAGCTTCGTGTTGAGCGGCTCGAGCAATTCCTTTGCCTTCGCCTTGTCGCCCTTCGCAAACAGGATGCGCGCCTCGTGATACGTCGCGAGCTCCTTGTAACCCTTGACGTCGACCCCTCCGAGCTCCTTGAAGCTCGCAAGCGCTCCGTCGAGATCCCCCTTGCCTTCCTTGGCAAACGCAGTGCCTTCCGTTGCTCGACCCTTCACGTCCGGATCGGCTGCGGCAAGCGGCGACGCGAGAACTTCGGCATACGAAGCGATCGCCTTGTCGTACTCCTTCTTCTCGAGGTACGCGCCGCCTTGGCCCAGCTTCGCCAAGATCGCCGCACCGGAACCTGCGTGCTGCTCGACGACGCCACCAAACGCGGTCAAAGCCGCATCGGCTCGTTCGCCGGACGTCTTGAAAACACGCCGCGGATCGTACTCCTTCTCGTCGTCCGAACGCTTGTCCTCCTCGAGCACGATGCCGCGATCCGCCGCAACGCCCGCGAGGAGCTTCGACGACGCTTCACCGGCATTCTTTTCCGTGCGCATCGTGTACAGGACGTACCCTCCCGCACCGAGCAATCCGATGAGAACGACCCACTGGATGATTTGAACGTTCGACTTGAACCACTTGCCGATCGCCGCCGCGCTACGCGCAAGCGCATCGTCGACCATCTCACCCGCATCCAATGAGCCCGCAGCGGGCCCACGCGACGCGGACGCGGCTTGTTCGCGACGCCGCTTGAGTAGCTCCTTGGCCCGAGCGTTTTTGTCCTTCGACAATCCCGCGTCTTCATCGGGGCTCGAAGCATCGACCGCCGCGCGCTTCTTGCGCCGCGCCAGAGCTTCTTCACGACGACGCGCCGCTCGATTCGGTTTCGCAGCTTCAGCCTCTTCGGACTCCTCGGGTTTGTCCTCGGATGCTTCCTTCGCTTCGCCGTCGCCGTCGTCGTCGGCTACGCCGAGCGCCTTCGCAACACGTTGCGCCGCCTCATCCGGCTCGTCCTCGTCCTCGTCCGATTCGTCCGATTCGTCGGCATCGTCAGCTTTTTTTGCCTTCGCTTTGCCGTCGTCATCCTCGGCTTCGTCGTCATCCGAATCCGATTCGTCTTCGTCGCGCTCGTCTTCGTCGCGCTCGTCTTCGTCACGCTCGTCGCGGTCTTTTTGCTGCTTATCCTGTCGCGGCACGCCGGGGACTCTAGCCGCGCCTAGTGCGGCGTCAATCAACCTTCCAGCGTTCGCCTGGCCAAAAATGCCCTCGGACCTCGGCGCCCCCTCGTCCACGAGCAAGCTCAGGGAGACGGCAAGCCTTCGTTCGGCACCCCAGGCGGCAGATCCGACCCCGAAGGCGCGGGCGAGGTCCCGTCGTACGTCTCGGGCGTCCATGGCTCCGGCGGGGGCGGCGGAAGCTCGGGAGACAGCGGGACCACCACACAGACGGTAATCTCGATATTTTGGGTCGCGTACACGACAAACTCCCCAAAGTCCCCCGGACGCACGCCCACCGATTCCGGAAGTGTCGTGAACACCTCGTGAAAGGCTTCACCCGGCGGCACGTGCAAAATCGCGGTCTTCTTCGGATCGAGCTCCGGTGCGCGGATCGGTACGAGCTCACGATCGCGTCCCGTACTCGGACGAACCCGTCCATTGCCCATCCCGAACCGAATTTCACCGGGGCGATCGTCCATCGAACGCGCGCGACAAATGGCGCGAATTTCATCACCCGTGCCGCGTTTGGGCACGACGATACGAATCGGTACGCCACTGCGCGCAAACTGCCGCAGGCGCGCGAGATCGCGATCCCTTGGACCTCCAACGAGTTTGACGATGTCCGCTTCGATGGCGAGACGAAGCCCATTCGGAAGCGGATCCGGAACGCCCAAGAGGCGCACCAGCGGCGCTACGAGCTCCGGACCACCACCCAGCGCAACGAGCGCTTCGGCGAGGGCCACGCGTGCATGCTGATACCGCTCTGTCGCAAGATGCTCTGCAAGCGCAGGCCGCGCCGATTCCTGACCAATCGCCGCAAGCGCTGCCGCCGCATGCGGCGCAAGACGCACGTCATCCAGCGTGTCGATGAGCGCCGTCACCGCGGACTTCGCCTTGATTTTGCCGAGAGCCACGACGATCTCTTTCGCGCGCTCGAACGGCAATCGATCCTTGTCCGCAACATTCTTTCCGTAACCCTCGCGCAGCCACGCGACGAGCTCCGTCTCCCCTCGCCCATCGCCAGATTCCGCAAGCGCGAGCGCTGCCATGTGACGCCATGCCGGATCCGCGTCGGTCACGAGCTCCCGCGTGAGCGATGCACCCTCGCCCAGACGCGTGAGACCCAGCGCGCACCAACGCCGAACCTCGTCGTCCTCGTCGCGCAACAGCGCCAGTCGCATCGTTGCCGCCACTTCGCTCTGGCGCAGCTCGAACAACACTTCGGCCGCCTTGCGACGAATTGCGACGTCCGCATCGTCGAGCAGCGCTGCGACGTCCTCAGCCGCATCGGCATCGCCTGCAATGCCGCGTCTGAGCGCGTCTGGCCATCCTTTGCCTTCGATGCGCAACCCCGCGATCTCGTACCGACCGTGCGAGCCTTCCACAGCTCGAAGCTCCGCACGCATTTCCGCCATGTCCCCAATTCGAACCGCAGACAGATCCCTCGTTTGCCCCGGATCCTGCTTCACGTCGTACAGCGCGCACGCGCCAATCCTTCGAGCACAAACGAGTCGCAACGGGCCGCGTGCGAGCATCGTCATCGTGTCCGTTTCGGCAAACGCAAACCCTCGCGCACTCTCCGGACTGTTCGTTCCCATGATGAACGGCCCGATGTCCGTACCTCGCACACGCGCAGGTCGTGGGATGTCGAGTCCCGCAAGCACCGTTGGAAAGAGATCGACGATCGTCACCGGCGAAGGGACTCGGCGCGGCGAAAACAGGCCCGGCGCGTGCAGGACGAGCGGCACGCGCACCTGCTCTTCGTACACCGATGTGCCGTGATACCGGCCGCCGTGCTCCTGAAACTCTTCGCCATGATCGGCGCTGATGATCACCAGCGCGTTCGGCCTGCGCTTCCGAATGTCCGCGACGATCTCGCCGATTCCCGCATCGGCAACGGCAATTTCCGCATCGTATCGATCGATGTCTCGATCCCCGTATGAGTGGTCCGCATGCGCTTCGTAAGGTTCGTGCGGTTCGAAAAGATGAACCCACATGAACAGGCGTGAATCCGCCTTCGCCGCATCCAGGTAGTCGCGCACTTGATTGGCTCGCAGCGATGCCGATGCAAACTCGACCTTGCGGTATTCAAAGTCGAGCCCGCGATCGCGCATGGCCCCGAAGCGTTCGGCATCGATGAAGAACACGGCGGGCGGATAAAACGCTGCCGTCTTGTACCCGTAGCGTCGAAGCTGACCGGCCCACGTTTCCGAGTCGGCACCAAGACCTTGGAGCACCAACGGACGGATGTACTTGCCCGTCATGAGCGACGTGACCGCGTACGACGTATGCGGCGTCGGCGTGTACGCGTGCTCGAAGACGACTCCGCCCTCCGCGAGCGCGTCGATGTTCGGCGTGATCTTCTTCGGATAACCGTATGAGCTCAAATGATCCGCCCGCAGCGCGTCGACCGTGATGAGCACGATGTCGCGACCGCTCAGATCCAGCGAACGGCCCGCCTGGCGTTGGGCATCGATGAAGGGCGCATCGTCGAGCGGCGGTGGCGGCGACAAGAGCGCCGCGATCTCGACGCCGTTCGACACGATGGGAGCATGCGTGGCGTACACGAGGCGCATGTTGTCCGCAGGCGCCATGCGCTGCGCCGACAGGCTCGCCACGGCACAGCACAATGCGAACGCAACGAGCGCCATGGCCACACGGGCGAGCTTGCCGAAGTAACGCCCGACGACACCACGCGCAGGTCTTGCTTCGGCCGCGGTCAGCTCGCGCAGACCATCGAAGGCGACCGTGACAAACGGCACGACGAGCAGCGACAGCAGCGCCAAACCTCGGTGAAACGCTGGATAAAGACGCGGAAGCACCAGCGCATTCACCAGCTCGAGGACGATCTCGATGACGACTACCGCGAGCACGACGTGCAAGACGAACCGTTTGTCTCGGCGCGGCACGAGCGCTCGCGCGAGAAGTGGCCCTACGGCAAACGCTGCAAAAAAGCCGACGAGCGCCACACCAAGCACGAACGGCACCCGAGCTCCGCCCGCGAGGTGCCGCCCTGTCGACACTCCAAACGCAACCCATGCCCCGTACGCCGCACTCGCGAGCGACAAACCAAGGCGAGCGAGCATCGACTGCGCGTGACGCGCGAGCTCGACGATCACGCCAGCAGCGACTGCAATCGGCGCTGCAGCGGCAAACGTGATGGGCCAAAGCGCGGTGATCGCGAGTCCTGGCTCGTAGATTCCGACGAGCTCACGCCGGTGGACGATCGCTACGACAATGATTTCGAGCAGGAGAAAAGCACCGATGGCGAGGTACCCATCGGCGATGCGCCATGCGAGCGCGATGTCGTCGATGCGCTTGCGACGACGCGGTTCGACCCCGTCGGCTTCCGGCGCCTTCGGCTCATCGACGACGACGCGCTTTTGACTCGCGCTTCGTCGAGGCGCGGCAGGAGGGACGTGCAGACCGTCCCCACCGAGGTCCGTCATGCGTAGCTGATCTCGAGAATCTCGAACGTACGCGGCCCAGCGGGCATGACGACCTTCACCTCGTCACCCACTTCGCGCGAGATGAGCGCACGGGCCAAAGGCGACGACACCGAAATGCGGTTTTGTTTGATGTCCGCTTCTTCCGGCCCGACGATTTGGTACGTGAATTCTTCGCCCGAATCGACGTTCGCAAGCTTCACGCGTGCACCGAACTGCACCTTGCTCCCGCTGAGCTTCGACGGATCGATCACCTCCGCACGACTCAGCGTCTGCTCGATGAACGAGATCCGCGCAACGATGAGCCCCTGACGCTCTTTCGCTGCGTGATACTCCGCGTTTTCGGACAAATCCCCATGATCGCGTGCAACGCCGATGTCTTTGACCACTTGCGGCAGTTCGACTTTCTTCAGCCGTTCGAGCTCATCGCGAAGCCGAGCCTGCCCTTCGGGTGTCATCGGCACCCTCTGTTCAGCCATGAAAGACCCTTACCATGTTTCGAGTACGCGCGCGGCTAGGCAAAGCGGCCGTGCGTGATGGACACACCACACTTCACGGCCCTCGCCATCGCACGATCCGTCGCGGCAGCGCCCGACCCGCATCGCGCGAAGCACGCGCCGCCGCCTTGACGAGCGCCGCGGCTGCCCGCTCGAGCCCAGGACCATCCGCGACATGTGCCGCATCTTCGACGTTGGCCACGACCGTCGTTTTCCCGTCCGCGTCGTCATGTTCGACACGTACGACGAGCGGAATGTCGGCGTCGGGTAGATGCGCAAAACCGCGATACGTGACGACCGATCCTTCTTCGCCCGACCGCTCGACGGCGTAACGCACGCCCGCAGTGGGTCGCATTTGCGACGCATCCATGCGTTCTAGGATCCCTGCTCCGCCTTGGGAGATTGCTTTCCGTCGCGCGCATCGAGATCACCCAAGAATTTGCGCGCCGTCACGGCAAACGGGCCGCCGTACTCGTCGATGACCTTCTGGAACAACGCTCGCGCCTTGTCTTCCTGGTCCATCTTGAGCAGCGTTTCTGCTTTGAGCACCAACGCTTCCGGCTCGAGCTCCGAACCTGGATAGGTCTTCACCGCATGGTCGATGCGAGCGATCACCGCCGGATACCGGTCTTGCCGCAGGTAAAACCGCGCCACGTAAAGCTCGTGCCGAACGAGCCTTCCCTGCACGGCATTTCGCATCTTGCGGAGATCGTCCGAGTAACGGCTGCGCGGATTGTCGCGTAAAACCGCTTCGATTTCGCGATACGCTTCTTGTGCCGTCGCTTGATCGCGTTCTTCCGCAGGCGGGAGCAAGAACGTCTCGTCGATGTCCCGGTAGAGCGACTTTGCAATGCGATACCGCGCGTATTCGACGTCCTTGTCCATCCGGTGGTTCTGGATGAACTCGCGATACGAAGACACCGCATCCGCGTACTTCTCTTGCTCGAAGTTCAGATCCGCCAGGCGCAGTTCGGCAAGCGTCGCGTAACGACTGTAAGGGAACAGCTTGCGCACTTCGGACAGGAGCGCTCGCGCGTCTTCCCACGACTTGCTGCGATATGCGCGCATCGCTTCTTCGTAGGCATCGCGAGCGTCCTCGGTGTACGTCAGAGTCGCCTTGCTCCCGTCGCCGATCTGCATGTCGCAACCCGACAGCAGCGGAAGTGCGGCAAAGGCAGCCGCAAACATCAAAGGCGATCGAGCAAGAGCGAAAACCGCGCGCATCACCGCGTCCCTAACCTTTCCAGGCGCTGCGCGCCAGTGGTTCTGCTTTCGGCATCGCGCATGAATGTTCAGAACGCCAAACAATGGCTCTCGCTGCATCTTGAACGAGGTAGAAGTCCCCATTTTTCGGGCGCTCGTGGTGGGTCCCACTGTTCGAGCCCGCGAAGCGGGCGAGTTTGGGGGAACCATGAGTGCCCGAAAAATGGGGGCTTCTACCGAGGTTCCAATCCCTCGAATCGTTCTGCCACGATTTCGACTGCGTTCTAGGGCATATCGAACTCCGTGGAACACCAGCCATCCGCCGCAAACGAGCTCACTCCGAATCCGCCAGGCGAAGCGCCGGTTCGTCCGACGGTCCTGGTCGTCGATGACGAACGAAACATCCGCCGAACGCTCGATCTGGTGCTTCGAGGCGATGGGTACGACGTCATCGAAGCGGAATCCGGCGAGCAAGCCCTGGAGCTCTTGGCGCACGGCCAAAAGCCCGTCGAGCTCGTCATCATCGACCTGATGTTGCCCGGAATCGGCGGCCTCGAGCTGCTCGCACGCATCCGCCATGACGAGTCCACGCGAGCACTGCCTGTCGTGGTGATCAGCGGACACGCCACCGTTCACGACGCCGTAAAAGCCATCAAACTCGGCGCGGGAGACTTCTTCGAAAAACCCGTCACGCGCGAACGCGTGCTCGTCAGCGTCAAGAACGCGCTCCATTCATCCGAGCTCGCACGCAAAGTTCGCGACCTCGAAACCGAGCTTCTGTCTCGGTACGAAATGATCGGACGATCCGCCGCGATGCAGCGCCTCTACAAGGAGATCGATCGCGTTGCTCCGACGAAAACCGGCGTGCTCATCATGGGCGAAAGCGGCACGGGCAAAGAGCTCGTCAGCCGCGCCATTCACCGTTTGTCCCCGCGCGCGACAGGCCCGTTCGTCAAAGTGAATTGCGCAGCAATTCCCAACGAATTGTTCGAGAGTGAACTATTTGGGCACGAACGAGGCGCGTTCACGGGCGCTGTGTCTCGCAAACGAGGCTTCTTCGAACAGGCTCATGGAGGCACGCTGTTTCTCGACGAGATTGGCGACATGGCTCCATCGGCGCAAGCCAAGGTTTTGCGCACGCTGCAATCCGGAGAAGTCAGCCGCCTCGGCAGCGAACATTCGATACAGGTCGACGTCCGTGTTCTCGCCGCATCCAACAAAGACCTCGAACGCGAAGCTTCTGCCGGTCGCTTTCGCGAGGACTTGTACTTCCGTTTGGCCGTCTTCCCGATTCGCGTCCCTGCGCTGCGCGAACGCATGGAGGACATCCGCCCGCTCGCCGATGCGTTCATGACCGCGTTCTGCAAAGAGAACGGCCTCAAGCCAAAGCGCATCGATCCCACGGTCTACAGTGCGCTCGAAATCCGCAGCTTTCCGGGCAACGTACGCGAGCTGAAAAACGTCATCGAACGCGCGGCGATCTTGTCCGGTGACATGGTGACCATCGCCGATCTTCCCGAAGATCCGCACGCGAGCCCCTTCGACGACGACATCGGCAACGAATCAGCGCCCGCACCGCGTGAATCCACGCCGGCACCGAGCATTCCTGCACCGCCATCACTCGCCGAGATTCCTCGATCCGAAGGAGGCCGGCGTCTCACGTTGCGCGAGTTCCGAGATGCAGCCGAACGTCGCTACATCATCGAAGTGCTGCAAAGCCTCGAGTGGAACATTTCACGCGCAGCCATCGTGCTCGGCGTCGAACGAACCAACCTGCACAAGAAGATCCGCGCGTACGACATTCGTCGCGGATGAAACGTTGGTGCTCAACGCTTTTGCGCGAGCGGCGCGACAATCTCCGACACGTTCTTCGCAAACGCAGGACCATGCTTCGATGATCCCGCGGACGCTCGAAGCACCGGATCCGCAATGAAGACGGCAAACGACACGTAGTCGTGAAGCCATTGCGCAAGCATGCCTTCGGCTTGAT is a genomic window of Polyangiaceae bacterium containing:
- a CDS encoding tetratricopeptide repeat protein — encoded protein: MDARDVRRDLARAFGVGSAAWGAERRLAVSLSLLVDEGAPRSEGIFGQANAGRLIDAALGAARVPGVPRQDKQQKDRDERDEDERDEDERDEDESDSDDDEAEDDDGKAKAKKADDADESDESDEDEDEPDEAAQRVAKALGVADDDGDGEAKEASEDKPEESEEAEAAKPNRAARRREEALARRKKRAAVDASSPDEDAGLSKDKNARAKELLKRRREQAASASRGPAAGSLDAGEMVDDALARSAAAIGKWFKSNVQIIQWVVLIGLLGAGGYVLYTMRTEKNAGEASSKLLAGVAADRGIVLEEDKRSDDEKEYDPRRVFKTSGERADAALTAFGGVVEQHAGSGAAILAKLGQGGAYLEKKEYDKAIASYAEVLASPLAAADPDVKGRATEGTAFAKEGKGDLDGALASFKELGGVDVKGYKELATYHEARILFAKGDKAKAKELLEPLNTKLTTPSTEPQPIGYLKGAVGDLLTQIDPGATAASKPPAGKMPTPEELQDMARRAQEALQKKAPPQNGTP
- the greA gene encoding transcription elongation factor GreA; protein product: MAEQRVPMTPEGQARLRDELERLKKVELPQVVKDIGVARDHGDLSENAEYHAAKERQGLIVARISFIEQTLSRAEVIDPSKLSGSKVQFGARVKLANVDSGEEFTYQIVGPEEADIKQNRISVSSPLARALISREVGDEVKVVMPAGPRTFEILEISYA
- a CDS encoding tetratricopeptide repeat protein, producing MFAAAFAALPLLSGCDMQIGDGSKATLTYTEDARDAYEEAMRAYRSKSWEDARALLSEVRKLFPYSRYATLAELRLADLNFEQEKYADAVSSYREFIQNHRMDKDVEYARYRIAKSLYRDIDETFLLPPAEERDQATAQEAYREIEAVLRDNPRSRYSDDLRKMRNAVQGRLVRHELYVARFYLRQDRYPAVIARIDHAVKTYPGSELEPEALVLKAETLLKMDQEDKARALFQKVIDEYGGPFAVTARKFLGDLDARDGKQSPKAEQGS
- a CDS encoding sigma-54-dependent Fis family transcriptional regulator, whose product is MEHQPSAANELTPNPPGEAPVRPTVLVVDDERNIRRTLDLVLRGDGYDVIEAESGEQALELLAHGQKPVELVIIDLMLPGIGGLELLARIRHDESTRALPVVVISGHATVHDAVKAIKLGAGDFFEKPVTRERVLVSVKNALHSSELARKVRDLETELLSRYEMIGRSAAMQRLYKEIDRVAPTKTGVLIMGESGTGKELVSRAIHRLSPRATGPFVKVNCAAIPNELFESELFGHERGAFTGAVSRKRGFFEQAHGGTLFLDEIGDMAPSAQAKVLRTLQSGEVSRLGSEHSIQVDVRVLAASNKDLEREASAGRFREDLYFRLAVFPIRVPALRERMEDIRPLADAFMTAFCKENGLKPKRIDPTVYSALEIRSFPGNVRELKNVIERAAILSGDMVTIADLPEDPHASPFDDDIGNESAPAPRESTPAPSIPAPPSLAEIPRSEGGRRLTLREFRDAAERRYIIEVLQSLEWNISRAAIVLGVERTNLHKKIRAYDIRRG
- a CDS encoding sulfatase-like hydrolase/transferase, which codes for MTDLGGDGLHVPPAAPRRSASQKRVVVDEPKAPEADGVEPRRRKRIDDIALAWRIADGYLAIGAFLLLEIIVVAIVHRRELVGIYEPGLAITALWPITFAAAAPIAVAAGVIVELARHAQSMLARLGLSLASAAYGAWVAFGVSTGRHLAGGARVPFVLGVALVGFFAAFAVGPLLARALVPRRDKRFVLHVVLAVVVIEIVLELVNALVLPRLYPAFHRGLALLSLLVVPFVTVAFDGLRELTAAEARPARGVVGRYFGKLARVAMALVAFALCCAVASLSAQRMAPADNMRLVYATHAPIVSNGVEIAALLSPPPPLDDAPFIDAQRQAGRSLDLSGRDIVLITVDALRADHLSSYGYPKKITPNIDALAEGGVVFEHAYTPTPHTSYAVTSLMTGKYIRPLVLQGLGADSETWAGQLRRYGYKTAAFYPPAVFFIDAERFGAMRDRGLDFEYRKVEFASASLRANQVRDYLDAAKADSRLFMWVHLFEPHEPYEAHADHSYGDRDIDRYDAEIAVADAGIGEIVADIRKRRPNALVIISADHGEEFQEHGGRYHGTSVYEEQVRVPLVLHAPGLFSPRRVPSPVTIVDLFPTVLAGLDIPRPARVRGTDIGPFIMGTNSPESARGFAFAETDTMTMLARGPLRLVCARRIGACALYDVKQDPGQTRDLSAVRIGDMAEMRAELRAVEGSHGRYEIAGLRIEGKGWPDALRRGIAGDADAAEDVAALLDDADVAIRRKAAEVLFELRQSEVAATMRLALLRDEDDEVRRWCALGLTRLGEGASLTRELVTDADPAWRHMAALALAESGDGRGETELVAWLREGYGKNVADKDRLPFERAKEIVVALGKIKAKSAVTALIDTLDDVRLAPHAAAALAAIGQESARPALAEHLATERYQHARVALAEALVALGGGPELVAPLVRLLGVPDPLPNGLRLAIEADIVKLVGGPRDRDLARLRQFARSGVPIRIVVPKRGTGDEIRAICRARSMDDRPGEIRFGMGNGRVRPSTGRDRELVPIRAPELDPKKTAILHVPPGEAFHEVFTTLPESVGVRPGDFGEFVVYATQNIEITVCVVVPLSPELPPPPPEPWTPETYDGTSPAPSGSDLPPGVPNEGLPSP